The Blautia luti nucleotide sequence AATTGTACTGCAATTTATCCTGATTCAGAGAATCAAATTCTTCTCCGGTTACAACAGAAACGCCAAACTTTACAGAATCAAACATAGAGTCATTATTATTCTGGAACAGGCAGCTATAATCAGAAAGAGCCACCAGACCTGTAATCTTCCAGGTCTTTTTGCCGCTTTGAAGTATATCTCCTACAGACAGGCCGTTATTATCTGCATACATTCTGTCAATGGCTATTTCCCCTGTTTTTACCGGAAGTTCCCCGTCCATCAGGCATACTTTATTGATTTCTTCTCTGTTTTTGAAAATACGCATGGTGCTTCCATTATCCAGAGGTTCTTCCAGGTAAAAGTTGTCATACAGCTTTACGCCCAGCTTTTCAATCTCTTCCCTCTGTGTTTTGTAAATCTGTTCTACGGTGCGGAAATTTCCGTCTTCGATGTTGTATTTCTCGAATCCCTCATTGTAGGCAGTGATCATACTTCCATCTGCTACAAGGAAACCGGACACAAAACCTATGGTCGCTACCATCAGGATAAATACTACCAGGTACTTTCCGATCTCAATCTTTAACTCTCGCGGCAAACGCTTTCTTAAAGGACTTTTCATCTCTTCATCCTCCTTTACCAGTCAAGCTCTGCAGCAGGAATTTTGTGTTCGTTGATGTAATTCTTACGGATCATGCCATCTCGAAGTTTCACTACCCGGTCTGCCATGTCTTTAATGGCATCATTATGCGTTACCATAACAATCGTATTGCCATATTTCTGGTTTACCGTCTCGATCAGTTTCAGAATTTCCTTGGAAGTATTATAATCCAACGCTCCTGTAGGCTCATCACACAACAAAATATCCGGATTCTTCACAATCGCCCTGCCAATCGCAGTTCTCTGCTGCTGACCACCGGAGAGCTGGTTCGGAAGTTTTCTCTGATGTTCATAAATCCCCAATGTATGCAGCAATTCATCCACATCCAGCGGTTTATCACTGAGATACGCACCGACTTCTATATTCTCACGTACTGTAAGATTCGGAATCAGATTATACATCTGAAAAATGTAGCCAAGATGCTTACGCCTGTACAAAGATAACTTCTTCTCCGACATATCCGCCAGGCGTTCCCCATCTATAATCAGATTCCCCTCATCTGCGCTGTCAATCCCACCAATAATATTCAACAACGTAGACTTACCCGAACCAGACGGTCCCAAAAGAACACAAAACTCTCCTCTCTCTATTTCAAGATCCAGACCTTTCAGTACATCCACACGACTGTCACCCACACCAAAAGACTTCTTAATGCCCTGTATCTGCAAAAACATTTTTCTTCATTCCTCCCTCGTAACTGCTCTTATAGAGCAAATTTTTTTGGCATAATACTACTGGTACAATGAATATTAAGTAGCCGCCATATTGACTTGTCTTAATTTTCGTTATACTAGTTTATAGCAATGTTATGCTGCACTAACTTTATGTTAGTGTAAACTTACTGCATTGTCAACTGATTTTCGTAGTTTCGTAAAAATTTCGCGGATATCCATTACTGCTCAGACATTATTATTTCAAGATTGTAAGAAAGCATTGCCTTTCACAACAATGCTTTCTCCATTTTAGAACACGTTCAGAGTATTTATTTCTTCCATCCAGAATTAAACAATTGATCAAAGTACCCAAACGTTCTTCACCTTTTGCCTTTTCTTTACACAAAAAAGACAGTCACACTATATACTTGATATAGTAGAAACTGTCTTTCTCTCACTTATTCTTAATGTCTGACTTCCACAAACTTAGCCCTGTTCATCAACGGATGTACCAGCTTGATTGCATCTTTCGGGCAGACCATGACGCAGGCACCGCAGTAATAGCACTCACCCGGATACATAATGATCGGATGTTTTCCTTTTTCCGGTGATGGGAGCAGGATGTCGCACTGACAAACATTTGCGCAGCGGTTACATCCAATACACTTGCTTTCATCATACTTCAGCGGATTTGTACTGCAAGGTACCGGCTCTACTTCAAAGCTGGCTTTTGCATCTCCAGGTTCCTGCTCTTCCTCCTGAACCTTCGCAGCAGTCACATATTTCTCCGCACGGTCCGGTGTCTGTGCTTCTTCTGTAATATAATCCTGGTTTCGCTTCTCATACTCATCTTTCAGCTTGCCAAAGAAGTTCAGCGGAACAATTCTTGTCACTGCCTGACCATTCTCCTGATGGATCACGATATGCTTACGATCTTCTACAGAATCCATTTCCGGATAGTCACTTCTGGTAAAGCATAGCGGAGCAGAACTTGACTTACGTGCCAGACATGCATGAAGCACAAGCTGAGCAACTATAAGAATGTCCAGAACCTCATGGGTACGCATCAGATCATGTGGATTATCTGCAACAAGTTCTGGTACAACGTCTTTCTCAAAACTCTGTAACAGATCCAGTCCCTCTTTTAACAGTGCCTCACACTTCACACCACCGCAGTAATTCTGCATAGCCTTGGAAATCGCCATATTCAATTCTTTCCATCCCATGCCGTTCTCTCTGTCCGCATAAAACGGTGCATATAAACGCTTCTTCTCTGCATCCGCATCTGCTCTGTTAAAATCTGCCAGCTCTACTGTCTTTGCATAAGCAGAAGCCTTACGTCCTGCATAATATCCAGTCGCACACGCAAAACCGGCGCAATCAGAAGCATAAAGCTGATCACCAGCTGCATAAATACCGTCAATATTTGTCTTCAGATCCCAGTCATGCATAATTCCACCCGGTGCACCAAAGAACTGTCTCTCCTGATCCAGAAAGCTTGCGGACTGCCATCCTGTGCCGTAGCTCTGAAGCATATGTTTCTTAGGGTCAAAGCCTCGCTCTGTATAATTCTGGAAGATTGGAATCTTTGTCTTAGCTTCCTCACCTACCATCATACCCCAGATAACTCTACGCTCTGCATCCGGCATACGGCTTAAATCTGCGTAGAACGGAAGCTGATAACCTCGCTTGATCAGCTCAGCAAAATCAACTGTCTCCGGTCCTCTGTATTCATATTTCGGATTGTCGATCACACCACCCTTTAAGAAGAACTTCTGTCCTTTTGCAGGGTAATATCTCTCGGAAACTGTTTTCAGCTCTTTTCCGTCACGATCTACATATGGGATTTCCACACCTCTGGCATCTACCATTGTAGCTGCATACCAGGTATTATGGTTATTTCCTGCACCATATGGTGGGAAACTTCTTCCTGCTGCTGAGAACTCTGCACGGACAGATTTCTCCATCATGGTAAACTCAATTCCGGCTCTCCATCCCATCGCATGACCACTTCCGATACTCTGCATTGGTCTGAACTCGCAAAGTCCGGTCATATCTGCATTGAAAAGCCATACACGGGCCGGACGTGACATGGTAAGGATCGTGGATTTCGCACGGAAAATATAGAATTTTCCTGTATGTACGTTCATACCCATGGCACCTGCACCACGCTTTTTGCCATTTTCTTCTGCTACAAGCAATGCTGTGGCTTCTGTACGGTCCATGATGTTGACGCCAAGACGCTTCATTTCTTTTACCAGTGCAGGTTTAAAAGTGGAGCCCCATACACGGATGGTAAATTTATTCTTGTAATCATAAGCAAACATTAGCTTTGTTTTCTCATCGCGGAATTCTGCTCCCACGAATTCATCCTCTGTGTCACGGATCTTTCCACCAAAAGATTCCAGATCAACAAGACGGTCGTAACCCTCACGGCATTCGATGTAATGTGCGATACCATTGCTGTACCAGTCCTGTTCATTGACATAAGCCTCTGCGATTTCTTCAGGTGTTACCTCTGAACATGGATTTGTACACGCAGATTCCCAGTGGTCAAAACCGGTTCCTGCTGATCCGCTCTTCTCTGTGGCACCTTTCTCTACCAGAGTAACAGAAAGACCTCTTCTTGCCGCAGCAATTGCCGCAAAACATCCGGAAAGTCCGCCGCCGAGTACCAGCACGTCACTGGTGATGGTCTCTTCCTGTCCTATTTCATTGGCATATGGCCAGTTAAACTTTTTGTTTTTCATTATCGATTCCTCCATATTTTGTTACCCCTGTACCGGACACGCTGAGAAATGTCCCGGTGACACTTCTACAAGTGGCATTTCTCCTGTACGGCAGCTCTCTTTCGCCAACGGACAGCGGGCTGCGAAACGGCATCCCGGTTTCGGATTGATCGGGCTTGTTACTTCGCCCTGCAGAAGTGTTCTCTTCTTATGACAGGATTCAATGCTCGGGATCGGGATTGCAGCCAGAAGAGCCTTTGTATATGGATGTACCGGATTTCGGAAAATCTCCTCTGCCGGCGCTTTCTCAACGCATTTGCCAAGATACATAACCATGATCTCGTCAGAAATATGCTTTACAACTGAAAGGTCATGGGTAATAAACAGGTAAGTCAGTCCCATCTGTTCCTGCAGATCCATAAGAAGATTCAAGATCTGTGCCTGAATCGAAACATCAAGGGCAGATACCGGTTCATCGCAGACGACAAATTCCGGATTCAGTACCAGAGCACGGGCAACACCGATACGCTGACGTCTTCCACCATCCAGCTCATGCGGATAAGCCATTGCCAGACGTTCTGACAGACCTACTGTATCCATGATCTCGCTGACGCGCTCCTGGATTTCTTTCTTATTTTTGCATACTTTGTTTACAATCAGCGGCTCAGCGATCAGCTGCTGCACTGTCATACGTCCGTTCAGACTGGAGTATGGATCCTGAAAGATCATCTGCAGCTTCGGACGTACCTGCCGAAATTCCTTTTTGGAAAGATTTGCAATATTTTTCCCTTTAAAATCAATCTCACCGGAGGTTGGCTCATAAAGCTGAAGCAGCGTTCTTCCAAGTGTGGATTTTCCGCATCCGGACTCTCCTACCACTCCCATAGTGTGTCCTTGTTCTATGGAAAAGCTGACATCATCTACTGCATGGAGCATACCGGCATTTGTCTTAAAATATTTTTTCAGATTTTTGACATTAAGAAGTATTTCACTCATTTGCCTGCCTCCTTTGCATTTTCAGAATTCATTTCCGGAGAAGAAAACAGATGGCATCTGATCTGGTGACCGTCTTTTTCCCATACTTCCGGCTGTTTGTTTTTGCAGAGTTCTGTGCAGTGACTGCATCTTGGTGCGAAATTGCATCCTTTTGACAGGTTGGTCGGATCAGGCATCAAGCCTTCGATCGGATGAAGTCTGCGGGCATTTTCCTGAAGATTCGGGATGGAGCCGAACAGACCTGTTGTATATGGATGATGATTTTCTCCTGTAAAAATATCTTCCAGAGTTCCATACTCTACAATCTCACCGGCATACATAATGCCTACTTTGTCGCAAGTTTCTGCCACAACACCAAGATCGTGAGTGATCATAATTACAGATGTGCCGTATTTTCTCTGGAGGTCGCAGATCATAGATAAAATCTGTGCCTGAATGGTCACATCAAGAGCTGTGGTCGGTTCATCCGCAATCAGAAGTTTCGGGTTGCAGACAAGTGCGATTGCGATAACTACACGCTGACGCATTCCACCGGAAAACTGATATGGATAATCGTTCTTTCGCTCTTTCGGAATACCTACAAGTTCCAGAGTTTCCTCTGTTTTCTTATCTATCTCTTTCTGGGAAAGTCCCTCTTCGTTGTGAAGATACAGGGCCTCTCCGATCTGGTCACCTACTGTAAGGACAGGGTTTAAAGCTGTCATCGGATCCTGGAAGATCATGGAAATCTTCTGGCCGCGGATGCGCTCCATCTCACGTTCTTTTAATGTACAGACATTCTGGTTTTCAAAGAGGATCTGGCCTG carries:
- a CDS encoding ABC transporter ATP-binding protein, with protein sequence MSEILLNVKNLKKYFKTNAGMLHAVDDVSFSIEQGHTMGVVGESGCGKSTLGRTLLQLYEPTSGEIDFKGKNIANLSKKEFRQVRPKLQMIFQDPYSSLNGRMTVQQLIAEPLIVNKVCKNKKEIQERVSEIMDTVGLSERLAMAYPHELDGGRRQRIGVARALVLNPEFVVCDEPVSALDVSIQAQILNLLMDLQEQMGLTYLFITHDLSVVKHISDEIMVMYLGKCVEKAPAEEIFRNPVHPYTKALLAAIPIPSIESCHKKRTLLQGEVTSPINPKPGCRFAARCPLAKESCRTGEMPLVEVSPGHFSACPVQG
- a CDS encoding ABC transporter ATP-binding protein, which produces MFLQIQGIKKSFGVGDSRVDVLKGLDLEIERGEFCVLLGPSGSGKSTLLNIIGGIDSADEGNLIIDGERLADMSEKKLSLYRRKHLGYIFQMYNLIPNLTVRENIEVGAYLSDKPLDVDELLHTLGIYEHQRKLPNQLSGGQQQRTAIGRAIVKNPDILLCDEPTGALDYNTSKEILKLIETVNQKYGNTIVMVTHNDAIKDMADRVVKLRDGMIRKNYINEHKIPAAELDW
- a CDS encoding FAD-dependent oxidoreductase, with the protein product MKNKKFNWPYANEIGQEETITSDVLVLGGGLSGCFAAIAAARRGLSVTLVEKGATEKSGSAGTGFDHWESACTNPCSEVTPEEIAEAYVNEQDWYSNGIAHYIECREGYDRLVDLESFGGKIRDTEDEFVGAEFRDEKTKLMFAYDYKNKFTIRVWGSTFKPALVKEMKRLGVNIMDRTEATALLVAEENGKKRGAGAMGMNVHTGKFYIFRAKSTILTMSRPARVWLFNADMTGLCEFRPMQSIGSGHAMGWRAGIEFTMMEKSVRAEFSAAGRSFPPYGAGNNHNTWYAATMVDARGVEIPYVDRDGKELKTVSERYYPAKGQKFFLKGGVIDNPKYEYRGPETVDFAELIKRGYQLPFYADLSRMPDAERRVIWGMMVGEEAKTKIPIFQNYTERGFDPKKHMLQSYGTGWQSASFLDQERQFFGAPGGIMHDWDLKTNIDGIYAAGDQLYASDCAGFACATGYYAGRKASAYAKTVELADFNRADADAEKKRLYAPFYADRENGMGWKELNMAISKAMQNYCGGVKCEALLKEGLDLLQSFEKDVVPELVADNPHDLMRTHEVLDILIVAQLVLHACLARKSSSAPLCFTRSDYPEMDSVEDRKHIVIHQENGQAVTRIVPLNFFGKLKDEYEKRNQDYITEEAQTPDRAEKYVTAAKVQEEEQEPGDAKASFEVEPVPCSTNPLKYDESKCIGCNRCANVCQCDILLPSPEKGKHPIIMYPGECYYCGACVMVCPKDAIKLVHPLMNRAKFVEVRH
- a CDS encoding ABC transporter ATP-binding protein, producing MEEILKVEDLSIIYKTDLETVYAVNGISFSLKQGETMGLVGETGAGKTTTAMGIMGLLPKRTARITSGQILFENQNVCTLKEREMERIRGQKISMIFQDPMTALNPVLTVGDQIGEALYLHNEEGLSQKEIDKKTEETLELVGIPKERKNDYPYQFSGGMRQRVVIAIALVCNPKLLIADEPTTALDVTIQAQILSMICDLQRKYGTSVIMITHDLGVVAETCDKVGIMYAGEIVEYGTLEDIFTGENHHPYTTGLFGSIPNLQENARRLHPIEGLMPDPTNLSKGCNFAPRCSHCTELCKNKQPEVWEKDGHQIRCHLFSSPEMNSENAKEAGK